From the genome of Anopheles moucheti chromosome 3, idAnoMoucSN_F20_07, whole genome shotgun sequence, one region includes:
- the LOC128302538 gene encoding uncharacterized protein LOC128302538 → MSRWDAALILMALLGWSSLQLAAGCPAEVCVCKWKGGKQTVECGGRYLNRLPDGMDPGTQVLNFSANSLTILQSERFRKMELINLQKIYLARNQLVKIHDRAFRGLTNLVELDLSDNTLSEVPTETFQDYAALMRLSLSGNPIRALRSSAFKQLSYLTTLELSNCQIELVEDEAFIGMDNLEWLRLDGNRITTIRGAHVLPESLHGINLQSNRWHCDCHLTDVYTWLNSFNVPQREEIKCSGPPRLVGETVKTLTLDDLACVPVVTPETSYREIAEGRNISLDCRIAAIPEPTVAWLFQGQVLLNDSLLSPNLHLYYYVDELDGAKHSELFIYNINADDNGTYSCVAENSAGRVQTNYTLHVIVKEEPIVEQVTFSEEYFLAIVAASAATAVLLSLLCCIVACKCARSRRSSAGGKKSRGSKSASDGSGAPSQQKCASITNDIGEPLTAAKMNGALALGDGGNPQDIVLYLNANPNGLDKAALNSMTAMAQFCSPPSARSYQDQNPDLINDAESGQHKARPRPDPADSDLGEKDSDEHSSVQDGSSEASFQQQQQQQPGPYYPPMILRGPRFASSALSTLPRGGTAALAGKDLSAYQHQVDIHLSPGCFLDQNGYPVDLSLMAAPSGPPVNYYRTLPHKKHQQQQGAGKTIARYANDAEFMNRTQSPAAYQMYAPTDVRYTAEGYPQGQQGDHGQFPSPPDGYKGEVHPVAYMSSTAAAATAFCVGPTPPQQWPTFLPGFHPQLIPIMAQGGGALLPMMASPSGPPQQQQQQLSSPQTQPGSALKKCSVGAQTSELDKDVIPEQREEEEEEDEEEEDPEHGGSAVKLRHLTGPLADSPDEGYVGDSHETSDI, encoded by the coding sequence ATGTCCCGGTGGGATGCAGCATTGATACTGATGGCGTTGCTCGGCTGGAGCTCGCTTCAATTGGCCGCCGGCTGCCCGGCGGAGGTGTGCGTGTGCAAGTGGAAGGGTGGCAAACAGACGGTGGAGTGCGGTGGCCGCTATCTGAACCGCCTGCCGGACGGTATGGACCCGGGCACGCAGGTGCTCAACTTTTCCGCCAACAGTCTTACGATACTGCAGAGCGAACGGTTCCGCAAGATGGAGCTGATCAACCTGCAGAAGATCTATCTCGCACGCAACCAGCTCGTGAAGATACACGACCGTGCGTTCCGCGGCCTCACCAATCTGGTGGAGCTGGATCTCTCCGACAACACGCTGTCGGAGGTGCCGACCGAAACGTTCCAGGACTATGCCGCCCTGATGCGGCTCTCGCTGAGCGGCAACCCGATCCGGGCGCTGCGTTCCAGCGCCTTCAAGCAGCTGTCCTACCTGACGACGCTCGAGCTGAGCAACTGCCAGATCGAGCTGGTCGAGGACGAAGCGTTCATCGGCATGGACAACCTCGAGTGGTTGCGGTTGGACGGCAATCGCATCACGACGATCCGTGGGGCGCACGTCCTGCCCGAGTCACTCCACGGCATCAACCTGCAGAGCAACCGGTGGCACTGTGACTGCCACCTTACGGACGTGTACACCTGGCTGAACAGCTTCAACGTGCCGCAGCGGGAAGAGATCAAGTGCAGTGGCCCACCCCGGTTGGTGGGCGAAACGGTCAAAACGCTCACGCTGGACGATCTCGCCTGCGTGCCGGTGGTGACACCGGAGACTTCCTACCGCGAGATCGCCGAAGGGCGCAACATCTCGCTCGACTGTCGGATAGCGGCCATCCCCGAGCCAACGGTGGCGTGGCTATTCCAGGGCCAGGTGCTGCTAAACGATAGTCTTCTCTCGCCCAACCTGCACCTCTACTACTACGTGGACGAGCTGGACGGTGCAAAGCACAGCGAGCTGTTCATCTACAACATCAACGCCGACGACAACGGGACGTACTCGTGTGTGGCCGAAAACTCGGCTGGCCGCGTGCAGACCAACTACACACTGCACGTGATCGTGAAGGAGGAACCGATCGTGGAGCAGGTCACCTTCTCCGAGGAGTACTTCCTGGCGATCGTCGCAGCCAGTGCGGCGACGGCTGTACTGCTCTCCCTGCTGTGCTGCATCGTCGCCTGCAAGTGTGCCCGATCGCGCCGTTCGTCGGCCGGTGGCAAGAAGAGTCGCGGTTCGAAGAGTGCCTCCGATGGGTCGGGTGCGCCCAGCCAGCAAAAGTGTGCCTCGATAACGAACGACATCGGTGAGCCGCTGACGGCGGCGAAGATGAACGGTGCGCTCGCGCTGGGTGATGGTGGCAATCCGCAGGACATTGTGCTCTACCTGAACGCGAATCCGAACGGGCTGGACAAGGCGGCCCTCAACAGTATGACGGCGATGGCACAGTTCTGCAGTCCTCCGTCGGCGCGTAGCTATCAGGACCAGAACCCGGATCTGATAAATGACGCCGAGAGTGGACAGCACAAGGCGCGACCGCGACCCGACCCGGCGGATTCCGACCTCGGCGAGAAGGATTCGGACGAGCACAGTAGCGTACAGGACGGGAGCAGTGAGGCCAGcttccagcagcaacagcagcagcaaccgggTCCGTACTATCCACCGATGATTCTACGCGGTCCACGGTTCGCTTCCTCCGCGCTATCGACGTTGCCGCGCGGTGGAACAGCCGCCCTGGCAGGGAAGGACCTTTCGGCCTACCAGCATCAGGTGGACATCCATCTGAGCCCCGGGTGCTTCCTCGATCAGAACGGCTACCCGGTCGACCTAAGCCTGATGGCAGCACCGAGTGGCCCCCCGGTAAACTACTACCGTACGTTGCCCCACAAgaagcaccagcagcagcagggcgcGGGCAAAACGATCGCTCGGTACGCCAACGATGCCGAGTTTATGAATCGCACACAATCACCAGCCGCCTACCAGATGTACGCCCCGACCGATGTGCGGTACACGGCCGAGGGCTACCCGCAGGGTCAACAGGGTGACCACGGGCAGTTTCCTTCACCGCCGGACGGTTACAAGGGCGAAGTGCATCCCGTGGCTTACATGAGCTCAACGGCGGCAGCAGCGACCGCCTTCTGCGTTGGGCCGACACCGCCCCAGCAGTGGCCCACCTTCCTGCCCGGGTTCCATCCGCAGCTCATACCCATCATGGCGCAGGGCGGTGGTGCGCTGCTCCCCATGATGGCCTCCCCGAGTGGTCcaccccagcagcagcagcagcagttgagCAGTCCGCAGACGCAGCCGGGCAGTGCGCTGAAGAAATGTTCCGTCGGTGCGCAAACGTCCGAGCTGGACAAGGACGTCATACCGGAGCAGCgcgaagaggaggaggaggaggatgaggaagaggaggacCCCGAGCATGGTGGCAGTGCGGTGAAGCTGCGGCATCTGACGGGCCCACTGGCGGACAGTCCCGACGAGGGCTACGTGGGGGACAGCCACGAAACGAGCGACATTTGA